From a single Girardinichthys multiradiatus isolate DD_20200921_A chromosome 17, DD_fGirMul_XY1, whole genome shotgun sequence genomic region:
- the tmem209 gene encoding transmembrane protein 209 isoform X2, translating into MLTPPREGMPSMIDKALRMRREEQARQIVLAWAVLNVSLAGMIYTEMSGKLLSRYYNITYWPIWYIELVLASLFSLNALFDFWKYFKYTMSPSTIAVTPQQHHLLGLRNTSIQASPPQKPEKKETPAPAQSSPLQGQSVLSFSPSRPASSSPKFSPSCTAGYSPPLGSPSPPSSTGGPFTPTVAFGKNSIGPAEGSGLRARYRTSPSVFNSPGSKEDYMEDLKSLERFLHSEEEKSHRSQLGSPESVSPSHSPTFWNYNRSVGDYAQSLRKFLYQPACRSQAPSAHKDETDLGSKQAAEEVWGRITTSRAVVDRIDSWTAKLRNWISDTILVPLVKEIDSVNSQLRRMGCPELQIGEASISSLRQAAVMKASLIPTLTSIVQYLDTTPNQEYLVDRIRELSHSGCMSSFRWNGGGDLKNRKWDTDLPTDCAILMHVFCTYLDSRLPPHPKYPDGKTFTSQHFSHAPDKPDVTKENLLCIHQSSTTPPHYQLIYQGHIYSLPKGRNNLFHTILMFLYVIKTKESGMLGRVNLGLSGVNILWIFEN; encoded by the exons ATGCTCACTCCACCGAGGGAAGGGATGCCTAGCATGATAGACAAGGCGCTGAGGATGAGGAGGGAGGAGCAGGCTCGGCAGATCGTCCTCGCTTGGGCAGTTCTCAACGTGTCCCTTGCTGGAATGATTTACACTGAAAT GTCAGGGAAGCTGCTGAGCAGGTACTACAACATCACTTACTGGCCCATCTGGTACATTG AACTGGTGCTAGCCTCTCTCTTCAGTCTCAATGCACTTTTTGACTTCTGGAAGTATTTCAAATACACAATGTCTCCGTCCACCATTGCTGTTACCCCTCAGCAGCATCACCTTCTGGGTCTCAGGAACACAA GTATCCAGGCCTCTCCTCCACAAAAGCCAGAGAAGAAAGAGACTCCAGCTCCGGCCCAGTCCTCTCCACTTCAGGGCCAGAGCGTGCTGAGCTTCAGTCCCTCTCGTCCAGCCTCAAGCAGCCCCAAATTCTCCCCCAGCTGTACAGCTGGGTACAGCCCTCCTCTGGGCAGTCCATCCCCACCAAGCAGTACAGGAGGACCTTTTACCCCCACAGTGGCCTTTGGAAAG AACAGTATCGGGCCAGCAGAAGGCTCTGGCTTGAGAGCTCGATATCGCACGTCTCCTTCGGTGTTTAACTCCCCCGGAAGCAAAGAGGACTACATGGAGGATCTGAAGAGTCTGGAAAGGTTCTTGCATTCTGAGGAGGAGAAAAGTCACCGCAGTCAGCTAG GCAGTCCAGAGTCTGTGTCTCCAAGCCACAGCCCTACTTTCTGGAACTACAACCGTTCTGTGGGAGATTACGCCCAGAGCCTGAGGAAGTTCCTGTACCAGCCGGCATGCCGCTCTCAGGCACCGTCTGCCCACAAGGACGAGACGGACCTGGGTTCtaaacaggctgcagaagag GTGTGGGGCAGAATCACTACCAGTCGTGCTGTGGTGGACCGCATCGACAGCTGGACAGCCAAGCTTAGAAAT TGGATCAGTGACACCATCTTGGTCCCTCTGGTCAAAGAAATtgactctgtgaacagccagctgaGGAGGATGGGCTGTCCGGAGCTCCAGATAGGAG AGGCCAGCATTAGCAGCCTGAGACAGGCAGCGGTGATGAAAGCCTCCTTAATCCCCACGCTGACCTCTATTGTCCAGTACCTGGACACCACGCCCAACCAGGAATATCTAGTGGATCGCATAAGAG agCTGTCTCACAGCGGCTGCATGAGCTCCTTTCGCTGGAACGGTGGCGGCGATCTGAAGAACAGGAAGTGGGACACGGATCTCCCGACTGACTGCGCA ATCCTCATGCATGTGTTTTGCACATATTTGGACTCCAGGCTGCCCCCACATCCGAAGTACCCGGATGGGAAGACGTTTACTTCCCAACACTTCAGCCACGCCCCAGACAAGCCTG ATGTTACCAAAGAGAACCTCTTGTGCATCCATCAAAGCAGCACCACGCCTCCTCACTACCAGCTTATATACCAAGGACATATCTACAGCCTTCCTAAG GGAAGGAACAACCTGTTCCACACAATCCTCATGTTCCTCTATGTCATTAAGACTAAGGAGTCAGGAATGCTGGG GAGGGTAAATCTGGGCCTCTCTGGAGTGAACATCCTCTGGATATTTGAAAACTGA
- the tmem209 gene encoding transmembrane protein 209 isoform X1, whose protein sequence is MLTPPREGMPSMIDKALRMRREEQARQIVLAWAVLNVSLAGMIYTEMSGKLLSRYYNITYWPIWYIELVLASLFSLNALFDFWKYFKYTMSPSTIAVTPQQHHLLGLRNTSIQASPPQKPEKKETPAPAQSSPLQGQSVLSFSPSRPASSSPKFSPSCTAGYSPPLGSPSPPSSTGGPFTPTVAFGKVLNYSHSSGSSPYQNSIGPAEGSGLRARYRTSPSVFNSPGSKEDYMEDLKSLERFLHSEEEKSHRSQLGSPESVSPSHSPTFWNYNRSVGDYAQSLRKFLYQPACRSQAPSAHKDETDLGSKQAAEEVWGRITTSRAVVDRIDSWTAKLRNWISDTILVPLVKEIDSVNSQLRRMGCPELQIGEASISSLRQAAVMKASLIPTLTSIVQYLDTTPNQEYLVDRIRELSHSGCMSSFRWNGGGDLKNRKWDTDLPTDCAILMHVFCTYLDSRLPPHPKYPDGKTFTSQHFSHAPDKPDVTKENLLCIHQSSTTPPHYQLIYQGHIYSLPKGRNNLFHTILMFLYVIKTKESGMLGRVNLGLSGVNILWIFEN, encoded by the exons ATGCTCACTCCACCGAGGGAAGGGATGCCTAGCATGATAGACAAGGCGCTGAGGATGAGGAGGGAGGAGCAGGCTCGGCAGATCGTCCTCGCTTGGGCAGTTCTCAACGTGTCCCTTGCTGGAATGATTTACACTGAAAT GTCAGGGAAGCTGCTGAGCAGGTACTACAACATCACTTACTGGCCCATCTGGTACATTG AACTGGTGCTAGCCTCTCTCTTCAGTCTCAATGCACTTTTTGACTTCTGGAAGTATTTCAAATACACAATGTCTCCGTCCACCATTGCTGTTACCCCTCAGCAGCATCACCTTCTGGGTCTCAGGAACACAA GTATCCAGGCCTCTCCTCCACAAAAGCCAGAGAAGAAAGAGACTCCAGCTCCGGCCCAGTCCTCTCCACTTCAGGGCCAGAGCGTGCTGAGCTTCAGTCCCTCTCGTCCAGCCTCAAGCAGCCCCAAATTCTCCCCCAGCTGTACAGCTGGGTACAGCCCTCCTCTGGGCAGTCCATCCCCACCAAGCAGTACAGGAGGACCTTTTACCCCCACAGTGGCCTTTGGAAAG GTGCTGAACTACAGTCATTCTTCAGGCTCTTCTCCCTACCAGAACAGTATCGGGCCAGCAGAAGGCTCTGGCTTGAGAGCTCGATATCGCACGTCTCCTTCGGTGTTTAACTCCCCCGGAAGCAAAGAGGACTACATGGAGGATCTGAAGAGTCTGGAAAGGTTCTTGCATTCTGAGGAGGAGAAAAGTCACCGCAGTCAGCTAG GCAGTCCAGAGTCTGTGTCTCCAAGCCACAGCCCTACTTTCTGGAACTACAACCGTTCTGTGGGAGATTACGCCCAGAGCCTGAGGAAGTTCCTGTACCAGCCGGCATGCCGCTCTCAGGCACCGTCTGCCCACAAGGACGAGACGGACCTGGGTTCtaaacaggctgcagaagag GTGTGGGGCAGAATCACTACCAGTCGTGCTGTGGTGGACCGCATCGACAGCTGGACAGCCAAGCTTAGAAAT TGGATCAGTGACACCATCTTGGTCCCTCTGGTCAAAGAAATtgactctgtgaacagccagctgaGGAGGATGGGCTGTCCGGAGCTCCAGATAGGAG AGGCCAGCATTAGCAGCCTGAGACAGGCAGCGGTGATGAAAGCCTCCTTAATCCCCACGCTGACCTCTATTGTCCAGTACCTGGACACCACGCCCAACCAGGAATATCTAGTGGATCGCATAAGAG agCTGTCTCACAGCGGCTGCATGAGCTCCTTTCGCTGGAACGGTGGCGGCGATCTGAAGAACAGGAAGTGGGACACGGATCTCCCGACTGACTGCGCA ATCCTCATGCATGTGTTTTGCACATATTTGGACTCCAGGCTGCCCCCACATCCGAAGTACCCGGATGGGAAGACGTTTACTTCCCAACACTTCAGCCACGCCCCAGACAAGCCTG ATGTTACCAAAGAGAACCTCTTGTGCATCCATCAAAGCAGCACCACGCCTCCTCACTACCAGCTTATATACCAAGGACATATCTACAGCCTTCCTAAG GGAAGGAACAACCTGTTCCACACAATCCTCATGTTCCTCTATGTCATTAAGACTAAGGAGTCAGGAATGCTGGG GAGGGTAAATCTGGGCCTCTCTGGAGTGAACATCCTCTGGATATTTGAAAACTGA